One Brassica napus cultivar Da-Ae chromosome C2, Da-Ae, whole genome shotgun sequence DNA window includes the following coding sequences:
- the LOC111208551 gene encoding E3 ubiquitin-protein ligase RING1-like, whose protein sequence is MVQLGKMSKEELKTSKMETEPCSICLDSFVSGKHGVSTRMTCSHVFHEKCLLVWFQRRNTCPLCRTVLYDRLMIGNKGSRN, encoded by the coding sequence ATGGTTCAACTAGGGAAGATGAGCAAAGAGGAGTTGAAGACTTCTAAGATGGAAACAGAACCGTGTTCTATTTGTCTGGATAGTTTTGTCTCCGGTAAACACGGTGTCTCTACACGCATGACCTGTTCTCATGTCTTCCATGAAAAATGCCTCTTGGTGTGGTTTCAACGCAGAAACACTTGCCCCTTGTGTCGGACTGTGCTGTACGATCGATTGATGATTGGGAACAAAGGGAgtagaaattag
- the LOC125581282 gene encoding uncharacterized protein LOC125581282, producing MAGGDPKPIALQDNEDEDIFYDAYSEEYLMSLMSNPNPNLMDLPFSKNTLLAPPPAPALEINRTALLGDPSVLNPHGDTIKEYLKSLRIDDDSLTVNTSDTLSDDINEYIDYTDLGEIGNENVGESGILQANAHVFAENTMNFETGGASAMPVPVITPTPTISQGLFLCTYCNLLRQLVHANGQEMMRLDLFGGIGYFCHAVIETRRFDGSNELRYQMNLKMEDVKKFIEGYCAARAAEGFVIMQDTNADFYQAMNACTTSSQLLMSTLPPRVDIPMSLAVPNKSLNVASVPPAAKGKPRRQTNLSAQRKRTRSLTVKDMSELWDLPIEEAARKLRICTTAVKKICRRGEVFRWPRRKLASLREKVAALKIVVSQSTDVGVRARAEVKIENFEKQIDAIYSKAR from the exons ATGGCTGGTGGTGATCCAAAACCAATTGCTCTTCAAGACAACGAAGATGAGGATATTTTCTATGACGCTTACTCTGAAGAATATCTTATGAGCCTCATGTCTAACCCCAATCCTAATCTCATGGACTTACCCTTCAGCAAAAATACTCTTCTTGCCCCTCCTCCAGCGCCAGCCTTGGAGATTAACAGAACCGCGTTGTTGGGAGATCCTTCGGTTTTAAACCCTCATGGGGACACCATCAAAGAGTATCTTAAATCACTTAGAATCGATGATGATTCACTTACTGTGAACACGTCGGATACACTTAGTGATGATATCAACGAATACATCGATTATACTGACCTAGGAGAGATTGGTAATGAAAATGTCGGAGAGAGCGGTATTCTTCAGGCGAATGCTCACGTTTTTGCGGAAAATACTATGAACTTTGAAACCGGTGGTGCATCGGCGATGCCTGTCCCGGTGATTACACCAACACCGACCATCTCTCAAGGACTTTTCTTATGCACCTATTGCAACCTTCTTCGACAACTAGTCCATGctaatg GTCAGGAGATGATGAGACTTGATCTCTTTGGAGGGATTGGATACTTCTGCCATGCGGTTATCGAGACTCGACGTTTCGATGGTTCAAACGAACTTCGATACCAAATGAATTTAAAGATGGAGGATGTGAAGAAATTTATTGAAGGTTATTGTGCGGCTAGGGCAGCAGAAGGTTTTGTAATAATGCAAGACACTAATGCTGATTTCTATCAAGCTATGAATGCTTGTACCACAAGCAGCCAGTTACTTATGTCGACGTTGCCACCACGTGTTGATATTCCAATGTCTTTGGCTGtgcctaataaatctctaaatGTTGCATCTGTGCCCCCTGCTGCGAAAGGAAAGCCAAGGAGACAAACCAATCTCTCTGCACAG AGGAAGCGGACTAGGAGCTTAACAGTGAAAGACATGAGCGAGCTTTGGGATCTTCCCATTGAAGAAGCGGCCAGAAAGTTGAGGATTTGCACCACAGCGGTTAAAAAGATATGCCGGAGGGGAGAGGTATTTCGATGGCCACGCCGGAAG CTTGCAAGTCTGCGGGAGAAAGTCGCGGCACTAAAGATTGTTGTAAGCCAATCAACCGATGTAGGAGTACGGGCTCGAGCTGAAGTGAAGATCGAGAATTTTGAAAAACAGATTGATGCTATCTATAGTAAAGCACGCTAA
- the LOC106446224 gene encoding caffeoylshikimate esterase-like yields MLMALRSAKLLLFSPLHDNHWPPLTFIRFVDKGRRTEWSRKRSMATTAKVDTDDLRRFKDVNLDEAPSRRHVRDSLKDTQLNLDHILFKTPGDGIKTKESYEVNSRGVEIFSKSWLPQASSPRALVCFCHGYGDTCTFFFEGIARRLALSGYGVFAMDYPGFGLSQGLHGFIPSFDLLVEDVIEHYSNVKDNPEFSSLPSFLFGQSMGGAVSLKIHFKQPDAWTGAVLVAPMCKIADDMVPPPVLKQILIGLANVLPKHKLVPQKDLAEAAFRDVRKRNMTQYNVICYSGKPRLRTAVEMLRTTQEIEQQLEKVSLPILILHGEADTVTDPSVSRELYQKAKSSDKKIVLYKDAFHSLLEGEPDEMILRVLADIISWLDDHSSQAEGSLVTPPM; encoded by the exons ATGTTAATGGCTCTGAGATCAGCAAAGCTTTTGCTTTTCAGTCCTTTACACGATAACCATTGGCCGCCACTAACTTTCATCC GGTTTGTAGATAAGGGAAGAAGAACAGAGTGGTCAAGGAAGAGATCGATGGCCACGACGGCGAAGGTAGACACCGACGATCTCCGGCGATTCAAGGACGTTAATCTCGACGAAGCTCCGTCTCGCCGTCACGTTCGCGATTCCTTGAAAGATACTCAGCTTAATCTCGATCATATCCTcttcaag ACACCAGGAGATGGAATTAAGACAAAGGAG TCTTATGAGGTGAATTCAAGAGGAGTTGAGATCTTCTCCAAAAGCTGGCTTCCTCAAGCTTCTAGCCCCAGAGCTTTGGTTTGTTTCTGCCATGGTTATGGAGACACTTGCACGTTCTTCTTCGAAG GGATTGCAAGGAGATTAGCTTTGTCTGGATATGGAGTTTTCGCTATGGACTATCCAGGGTTTGGTTTATCTCAAGGCTTGCACGGATTCATCCCTAGCTTTGATCTTCTTGTTGAAGATGTCATTGAGCATTACTCCAACGTAAAAG ATAATCCAGAGTTTAGTTCTCTACCTAGCTTTCTATTTGGACAGTCAATGGGTGGAGCCGTGTCTCTCAAAATACATTTCAAGCAACCAGATGCGTGGACCGGTGCAGTCTTGGTAGCACCTATGTGCAAA ATTGCAGATGATATGGTTCCACCACCAGTGTTAAAACAGATTCTGATCGGTTTAGCTAACGTTCTACCGAAACACAAGCTGGTTCCACAGAAGGATTTAGCAGAAGCAGCTTTTAGAGATGTCAGGAAGAGAAACATG ACGCAATACAATGTCATATGTTACAGCGGCAAACCGCGGCTACGGACCGCTGTGGAAATGCTTAGAACAACTCAGGAGATTGAGCAACAGTTGGAAAAG GTGTCTTTACCAATACTGATTCTACACGGAGAGGCTGATACAGTGACTGATCCATCAGTGAGCAGAGAGCTTTACCAGAAAGCGAAAAGTTCAGACAAGAAGATAGTTTTGTATAAAGACGCTTTTCACTCTCTGCTTGAAGGCGAACCAGACGAGATGATACTCCGCGTCTTGGCTGATATCATCTCGTGGCTTGATGACCATAGCTCGCAAGCTGAGGGATCATTAGTTACTCCTCCTATGTAG
- the LOC106368244 gene encoding 40S ribosomal protein S7-3-like, which yields MFSAQNKIKKDKNASPTECEEQVAQALFDLENTNQELKSELKDLYINQAVNMDIAGNRKAIVIYVPFRLRKSFRKIHPRLVRELEKKFSGKDVIFVATRRIMRPPKKGAAVQRPRNRTLTSVHEAMLEDVAYPAEIVGKRTRYRLDGSKIMKVYLEAKERNNTEYKLESMMGVYRKLTGKDVTFEYPVEA from the exons ATGTTCTCGGCTCAGAACAAGATCAAGAAGGACAAGAATGCCTCTCCAACAGAGTGCGAGGAGCAAGTTGCTCAGGCTCTGTTTGATTTGGAGAACACCAACCAGGAGTTGAAGAGCGAGTTGAAAGATCTTTACATCAACCAAGCTGT TAACATGGACATTGCTGGAAACCGCAAGGCTATTGTGATCTACGTCCCATTCAGATTGAGGAAATCTTTCCGCAAGATTCATCCCCGTCTCGTTAGAGAGCTTGAGAAGAAGTTTAGTGGAAAG GATGTTATCTTTGTTGCGACAAGAAGGATCATGCGTCCACCAAAGAAGGGTGCTGCTGTTCAGAGGCCACGCAACAGAACTCTAACCTCTGTGCATGAAGCAATGCTCGAGGATGTCGCTTACCCTGCTGAGATCGTTGGGAAACGTACTCGTTACCGTCTTGATGGTTCCAAGATCATGAAGGTGTATTTGGAGGCCAAGGAGAGGAACAACACAGAGTACAAGCTCGAGTCTATGATGGGTGTGTACCGTAAACTTACTGGAAAGGATGTCACTTTCGAGTACCCTGTTGAAGCTTGA
- the LOC106368245 gene encoding uncharacterized protein LOC106368245, giving the protein MDDDGETMTATTSKREAEENRKEALLASTQSLQPNFNRSNVSQKQISKLQELHKRRMKIKANSKKPKAKLSMKSRAVEDGGSSKILKESTTSSSSTTTLEQQPAAPMKPQKLYWGLDTKERWERKANM; this is encoded by the exons ATGGACGACGACGGAGAAACCATGACGGCGACAACGAGCAAGAGAGAGGCAGAGGAGAATCGAAAAGAAGCATTGTTAGCGTCAACACAGTCTCTTCAACCTAATTTCAACCGATCCAACGTCTCCCAGAAACAGATATCCAAATTACAG GAGCTACACAAGAGACGTATGAAGATAAAAGCCAATTCAAAGAAACCTAAAGCTAAGCTAAGCATGAAGAGTAGAGCAGTGGAAGATGGCGGAAGCTCTAAGATATTGAAAGAGtcaacaacttcttcttcttctactactaCCTTAGAACAGCAGCCAGCAGCACCAATGAAGCCACAGAAGCTGTATTGGGG GCTTGATACTAAGGAACGGTGGGAAAGGAAAGCCAACATGTAA
- the LOC106446228 gene encoding glycosyltransferase BC10-like: MGIIDQKIKKGEEHLMISKPLRLILFQSGRHVLRSLFFVTGFLIGVFLYLQLKAFHMSTPKTEQPLWSTVLFHHSTMMEIKQELQTQELQHDMSDQELFTKVSSLSSPSSSPSSSSWFGRMHNNDEKMVVKVAFMFMSGGALPLAALWDKFFKGHEGFYSIYVHTNPSFQDSYPETSVFYSRRIPSQPVYWGTSSMVDAEKRLLANALLDESNQRFVLLSDSCIPLFDFTTIYDYLTGTNLSFIGSFDDPRKSGRGRYNPKMYPQINVTHWRKGSQWFSTTRELALHILADTFYYKIFDQHCKPPCYMDEHYIPTLIHMFHGEMSANRTLTWVDWSRVGPHPGRFIWPDITDEFLNRIRFTEECAYYGRDGENTTTSKCFLFARKFTEDTLEPLLRIYPLVLGSGP; the protein is encoded by the exons ATGGGAATTATTGATCAAAAGATCAAGAAGGGAGAAGAACACTTGATGATCTCAAAACCCTTGAGGTTGATTCTCTTTCAAAGTGGTAGACATGTATTACGCTCACTCTTCTTTGTCACGGGTTTCTTAATTGGTGTCTTCCTTTATCTACAACTAAAAGCCTTCCACATGTCCACGCCGAAGACAGAACAACCCTTATGGTCGACAGTGCTATTCCACCACTCAACAATGATGGAGATCAAACAAGAGTTACAAACACAAGAGCTTCAACACGACATGAGTGATCAAGAACTCTTTACCAAGGTCTCTTCattatcatcaccatcatcctcACCATCCTCATCATCATGGTTTGGAAGGATGCATAATAATGATGAGAAGATGGTTGTGAAAGTGGCTTTCATGTTCATGAGTGGCGGCGCACTCCCTTTGGCTGCTTTGTGGGACAAGTTCTTTAAAGGACATGAAGGGTTTTATTCCATATATGTTCATACTAATCCATCTTTTCAAGATTCTTACCCTGAAACTTCTGTCTTCTACTCAAGAAGAATCCCAAGCCAG CCGGTGTACTGGGGAACATCATCAATGGTAGACGCAGAGAAAAGACTCTTAGCCAACGCTCTCCTCGACGAATCAAACCAAAGATTCGTCCTCTTGTCAGATTCTTGCATCCCACTCTTTGACTTCACAACCATTTATGATTACTTAACCGGCACAAATCTCAGCTTCATCGGCTCATTCGACGATCCAAGAAAGTCCGGTCGGGGCCGTTACAACCCCAAAATGTATCCACAGATCAACGTTACACATTGGCGTAAAGGATCACAATGGTTTAGTACAACCCGTGAGCTTGCTCTTCATATACTCGCAGAcactttttattacaaaatattcGACCAGCACTGCAAACCGCCTTGTTACATGGACGAGCATTACATCCCGACTCTCATTCACATGTTCCATGGAGAAATGAGTGCAAACCGGACCTTGACTTGGGTGGACTGGTCGAGAGTCGGTCCACATCCTGGCCGGTTTATTTGGCCTGATATCACCGATGAGTTTCTTAACCGTATCAGGTTTACAGAGGAGTGTGCTTATTATGGCCGTGATGGGGAGAATACTACAACTTcgaaatgttttttatttgcgAGGAAGTTCACGGAAGATACTTTAGAACCTTTGTTAAGAATCTACCCTCTAGTTCTTGGGTCTGGTCCATGA